In the Topomyia yanbarensis strain Yona2022 chromosome 3, ASM3024719v1, whole genome shotgun sequence genome, one interval contains:
- the LOC131688823 gene encoding uncharacterized protein LOC131688823 has product MHRLTLTTLMLANFGSMIPGIVYVRIKNERGPAAVQAGLSCLELLTNTFFFATDSVQIQNIVVFHLQHLSSPSREIEIGFLQSHHAQYTEKGHRGDHQFQLKVMSDKQPLSKIRNIQFIDHKLIDFYVIVIDGYGKLERAMRYVSASYSFNPRGKYVILHNNPDERDQDDQYALQVLNFMFINHHSVNVLVAFAIDLMTYNVYTGDPYHGEENDCGQMKTLKVATIVNGTYKNKVLAETMIQMPKVPPQMEHCTFQFCTRVASPFIDYGCQSGLEIEIMQLLQESMKFKVNVSCSTMERGELLEDGIHWSDLLGMVRDDFCDIIAGSFYPDYDVHMDFAGTTLYFLDYYTWFVRKAGLANHWKVLLSIFELATWKLLAAVLLVSSVAWFFIGYNLPEANAHKQLAICFLNTWCVFLGISSNNRPCRNSLRFFFITLAIYGMNVTTIYTSKLIYAFTSPPRSYQIDTVSEILDSNVLLGGRMEYEDWFRQGDKEDLRVSARYDNSEPFQPSPANLRAVAEGQRVILMSRMYVLHSHYRNDIHGLTKDVFANQVEMIVEKGFPLLPKFNRIISNLNDMGITGKLFEDFVYNVTFLDRIRETLHPDEDHYEEVESEIVLTLEHLQSAFFTYVLGIGISGFIFLVELIAITEQIKRVTGYVGNMFDNIMIWLKLREPRARTMKIRKRLRTKTVRRTKIFY; this is encoded by the coding sequence ATGCATCGCCTAACGCTGACTACCCTCATGTTAGCCAATTTCGGCAGTATGATTCCCGGGATCGTTTATGTGAGGATAAAAAATGAACGAGGCCCGGCGGCAGTACAGGCCGGTCTAAGCTGTCTGGAACTGCTGACCAATACGTTCTTCTTCGCGACGGATTCCgttcaaattcaaaatattgtAGTGTTTCATCTGCAGCATCTAAGCTCACCGTCGCGGGAAATCGAGATAGGATTTCTGCAAAGTCACCACGCCCAGTacaccgaaaaaggacaccgCGGAGATCACCAGTTTCAGTTGAAGGTGATGTCCGACAAACAGCCACTGAGTAAAATTCGTAACATACAGTTTATTGATCACaaactgattgatttttatgtgaTTGTGATCGACGGGTATGGCAAACTGGAGCGAGCAATGCGATACGTGAGTGCTTCGTATTCATTCAACCCGAGAGGAAAGTATGTGATCTTACACAATAACCCGGACGAGCGAGATCAGGATGATCAGTATGCTTTGCAAGTGCTGAATTTTATGTTCATCAACCATCACTCAGTTAATGTATTGGTGGCGTTTGCCATTGATTTGATGACCTACAACGTGTACACGGGAGATCCCTATCACGGGGAGGAAAACGACTGCGGTCAAATGAAAACGCTGAAGGTTGCAACGATAGTGAATGGAACGTATAAGAACAAAGTTCTAGCCGAAACAATGATCCAGATGCCGAAAGTTCCTCCGCAAATGGAACACTGCACATTTCAGTTCTGCACAAGGGTAGCCTCTCCGTTTATCGATTATGGTTGCCAATCAGGACTAGAAATCGAAATTATGCAGCTGTTGCAAGAATCGATGAAGTTTAAAGTGAACGTTTCTTGCAGTACTATGGAACGCGGCGAACTGCTGGAAGACGGAATTCATTGGTCTGATCTGCTGGGGATGGTTCGAGACGATTTCTGTGATATCATTGCAGGATCATTCTATCCAGATTATGATGTTCACATGGATTTTGCTGGAACGACGCTCTATTTTCTCGATTATTACACGTGGTTCGTTCGGAAAGCTGGTCTCGCAAACCATTGGAAAGTATTGCTGAGTATTTTCGAGTTGGCTACTTGGAAGCTGTTAGCTGCTGTTTTGTTAGTATCATCCGTAGCCTGGTTTTTCATCGGGTACAACCTTCCAGAGGCTAACGCTCACAAGCAATTAGCTATCTGTTTCCTGAATACCTGGTGCGTTTTCTTGGGAATATCATCCAACAACCGGCCTTGTCGCAATTCGCTTCGCTTTTTCTTCATCACACTCGCTATCTACGGAATGAACGTTACGACTATCTACACATCAAAACTCATTTACGCATTTACTTCACCGCCCCGATCGTATCAAATCGATACCGTGTCGGAGATTCTGGATAGTAACGTACTGCTTGGGGGTCGAATGGAGTACGAAGACTGGTTCAGGCAAGGTGACAAAGAAGATCTTCGCGTTTCCGCCCGGTACGATAATTCGGAACCGTTTCAACCGTCCCCCGCCAATCTACGGGCCGTCGCCGAAGGACAGCGGGTGATTCTGATGAGTCGAATGTATGTTCTGCATAGCCACTATCGCAACGATATACACGGTCTGACGAAGGATGTGTTCGCCAACCAGGTGGAGATGATCGTGGAGAAGGGATTCCCACTGCTGCCGAAGTTCAACCGGATCATATCGAATTTAAACGATATGGGAATCACCGGGAAGCTGTTCGAGGACTTTGTTTATAATGTAACATTCTTGGATAGAATACGGGAAACGCTACATCCGGACGAGGATCACTATGAGGAGGTGGAGAGTGAGATTGTGTTGACACTGGAACATTTACAAAGTGCATTTTTCACCTACGTACTGGGAATCGGCATCAGTGGATTTATTTTTCTGGTTGAACTGATAGCAATTACAGAGCAAATTAAACGAGTTACCGGTTATGttggaaatatgtttgataATATCATGATTTGGCTTAAATTGCGTGAGCCTCGGGCGAGAACTATGAAGATTAGGAAAAGATTACGCACAAAAACTGTTCGAAGAACAAAAATATTCTATTGA